CACCAAAAACGGTAATCTCCGGTGGCAGAACGGGGTTAAAAACCCATGGTTTCGGTGTGTCAGTTATCTTTGATCCCGACAGGAACAAAGCGATAAGAAGAAGTGTAGAAAAGTTAAGATTTTTTTGCATTTTTACTCACAGAATTTAAATATGTAAACGGGTAATTCCGTATTTTTAGAAATCATTGTTGAAAATTTAAGTAACCGGTTACTATGACCAAAACTGATACTCTCAAAGAACTGGCAGCCCTTGCTTCACTGAAATATGTGAAAAGCGGCTACAAGGTTGGTTTGGGTACAGGCTCCACTGTAAAATTCGCGCTTGAGGGCCTGGCAAACAATCTAAAAAACGGTACACTAAAGAATATTGAGGGCATCGCCACCTCAAGTGCCACCGAAAAAATCGCAACTGAACTTGGAATCCCGCTGATTACTTTCTCACGGGTTACCACCCTTGATGTTTATATTGACGGTGCTGACGAAGTTGACAGCTCGTTCGACATGATAAAAGGGGGAGGCGGTGCACTTATCAGGGAAAAGATTGTTGCTCAGAACTCCGGTCTTCGGGTAATTATCGTGGACGAATCGAAACTCTCGGATAAAATCGGAGAAAGATGGGCTGTTCCGCTCGAGGTTTTCCCTATGGCAGCAGCGGTCGAGGCTGAATACCTTAAAACCCTGAATGCTGTATCACAATTAAGACTTGACGCTTCCGGCGACCCCTATATAACCGATAACGGCAACTATATACTGGATACAAATTTTGGTGAGATACCGGATGCAAACAAACTCTCGAAACTTCTTGACTCAAGAGCCGGGATTGCAGGTCATGGCATATTTCATAACCTGGCAGATGTTATAATTGTTGCATCTGAAGTAGGTGTGAATGAAATCAGGTTCGGTGAAATTCATAAATTTGACAGCCTGTTTAAAGCTCTCAAATATATGCGATCGAACTGATTTGCCGTAACCTGTTTCTTATCTGATCGTTTATTTCGCTTACTTTATAACTCCTTATGCCTGCCTCCAGGTCCAGAGTTGCCTGTGGCATCGATGGCACGACTGCCTCGGCAGGGTCCTGCACAAATACCTGTCCGCCGACTGATTTTATTTTCGCTGCACCTGCTGATCCGTCGCACCCCATACCTGACAAAACCACACCCATCGATTTAATACCGAAAGTGTTGGCAATCGAATAAAACAGAGGGTCAGCCGAAGGTCTTACGAAATTTATCAGTGGAGTGTCTTCGAGCCGGAAAGTGAGGCTGTTGCTTTCGATTGTCAGGTGGAAGTCACCGGGAGCGAGGTAGATTTTCCCCGGCTTCACCGGTTGTCTCTCATCGGGCAAAATTATTTCATGCTTCGTAAGATTCGCAAGGCTTTTTGCAAAAGTCTCAATCATCCAGTCAGGTCCATGCTGAACAATGAAATAGCTTAATCTGCTGTCCAGAGTGAGGGTTTTCATAAACTCCACGAGAACAGCGGGACCACCGGTACTGGCTGCAATTCCGACTGCAGAAAAAGGGACAGACTGTCTGATCGCTGTCGCTTCGGGTATCCTGATTTTTACATTTCCCGATTCCTGTCTTTTGAATCCGTTGCTGACCATGTTCCTTACCACATCAGGAACCAGCGGCTTCTGAAGATAGAAGTCGGCGCCACACATCATTGCCCTCTCCCGGGCTCCTTCAATCGCGAGTGAAGTAATCAGAATGATAACCGGGCTCCCGATACGATGAAGCCTGATGGTCGAGGTGAGAATAATCCCGTCCATTAGGGGCATCATCCAGTCGGTAATTATCATATCAAAAGGTTCTGCCTGATGAAGCCTGAGAGCCTCTTCCCCGTTATTCGCCTTGAAAATCTGATAGCCGCAATCAGCAAGCACTGTTTTTAGTATCAGAATATTCGATTCTTCATCATCAACAACC
The nucleotide sequence above comes from Ignavibacteria bacterium. Encoded proteins:
- the rpiA gene encoding ribose-5-phosphate isomerase RpiA, with the translated sequence MTKTDTLKELAALASLKYVKSGYKVGLGTGSTVKFALEGLANNLKNGTLKNIEGIATSSATEKIATELGIPLITFSRVTTLDVYIDGADEVDSSFDMIKGGGGALIREKIVAQNSGLRVIIVDESKLSDKIGERWAVPLEVFPMAAAVEAEYLKTLNAVSQLRLDASGDPYITDNGNYILDTNFGEIPDANKLSKLLDSRAGIAGHGIFHNLADVIIVASEVGVNEIRFGEIHKFDSLFKALKYMRSN
- a CDS encoding response regulator, translated to MKRILVVDDEESNILILKTVLADCGYQIFKANNGEEALRLHQAEPFDMIITDWMMPLMDGIILTSTIRLHRIGSPVIILITSLAIEGARERAMMCGADFYLQKPLVPDVVRNMVSNGFKRQESGNVKIRIPEATAIRQSVPFSAVGIAASTGGPAVLVEFMKTLTLDSRLSYFIVQHGPDWMIETFAKSLANLTKHEIILPDERQPVKPGKIYLAPGDFHLTIESNSLTFRLEDTPLINFVRPSADPLFYSIANTFGIKSMGVVLSGMGCDGSAGAAKIKSVGGQVFVQDPAEAVVPSMPQATLDLEAGIRSYKVSEINDQIRNRLRQISSIAYI